In the genome of Synechococcus sp. CB0101, the window AGCGACCAAGCAAGCGGCTCAGCCGATGCCCTTCTACACCGATCAGGTGAAACGAGATCTCGAAGCCCTGCTCGGAGCCGATGTGGCTTCAGAAGGCAACTTCCTGGTGAGCACCTACCTGGATCCGCTGCTGCAACAGGTGGTGGAGCGGCGGCTCAGCGGCCTCCTGCGCTCCAAGGTGGGTCCGCAGCAAGGCGCCGTGGTGGTGATCGATCAGCGCAACGGCGGCATCCTGGCGATCGCCGGCGGACGCGATTACAGCCAGAGCCAATACAACCGAGCCAGCATGGCGCTGCGCCAACCGGGCAGCACGTTCAAGCTGTTTCCCTACCTCGCCGCCCTGGAGCTGGGGCTGCAGCCCAGCGATCGGGTGAGCTGCAGCCCGCTCGAATGGGGCGGCCAGATCTTCGCCAGCAGCTGCGGCGGCAGCCTCAGCCTCCAGCAGGCGCTGGCCAGCTCCAGCAACACCGCCGCTCTGCGCCTGGGCCGGCGTGTCGGGCTGGATCGCGTGGTCGACATCGCCCGCCGGCTTGGCATCACCACCCCACTGGAGTCCGTACCAGGTCTGGCCCTTGGCCAAGCCGAGGTGCGCCTGGTGGAGCTCACCGGCGCCTACGCCGCCGTGGCCAATCAGGGCGTCTGGCATCCCCCCACCACGATCCGCCAACTCACGGATGGGGAACAGCAGCGCAACAGCTCCAGCCAGGCACAACGCTTGCGTCCGGGGCGGCGCGTGTTGAGCGAGGCCCAGGCACGCCAGATGCAGGCGATGCTGCGGGAGGTGATTCGATCCGGCACCGGCCGCAGCGCCAGGGTTGGTGGAGAGGAAGGCGGCAAGACCGGCACCACCAACAACGGCCGCGATCTGCTCTTCATTGGCTACGAACCAAGCCGGCACTGGGTGATGGGCATCTGGCTCGGCAACGACGACAACAGCCCCACCGGAGCCAGCAGTGCCTTGGCGGCAGAGCTCTGGGGCGAGATCATCCGCTCAGCCGGTCGAGGCAGCCTCGAACGCGGCATCACCCTGCGCTGAGGCCCAGCCCCTGTGAAACCCCCTGCACGGCTTTGGCTCTGGCTCGGCGGCGGCCTGCTGGTGCTGGTGGTGATCACCGCTGTGCTGCAGGCCATCAACAACCTGGTCTGGCAGCTGAGCTATCTGCTGCCGGCCTGGCTGGTGGGCCCGTTCATGCTGCTGCTGTTTGGCGGCGGCGCGCTGGTGATGGCGCGGGTGGCCTGGCCATGGCTGGAGGGCTGGCGCCGCAATCGTTTGGGCAACAACCGCCCTGAAGGCGCACCCCCAGCACCACCGAGCAACCGGCAGGAAGCCGCCCAGCAGCAGCTGCAGGCGGTGGATCAACTGCTGGAGCGCATTCGCGATGCCGTGCAGCGGGAAGCCCTGCAGCAGGAACGCGCCCGGGTGGCCGCCGAACTAGAGCGAGGCGACCTGGTGGTGGTGGTGTTTGGCACCGGCTCCGCTGGCAAAACCTCGCTGATCCGTGCCCTGCTCAAGGATGTGGTGGGACAGGTGGGAGCCGCCATGGGCTCCACCGATGCCTGCGTGAGCTATCGGCTGCGCTTGAACAACCTCAGCCGTGGCATCCGACTGGTGGACACGCCCGGCATCCTCGAGGCCGGTGATGCTGGTCAGCGACGCGAACAACTGGCCCGCAAGCAGGCGGCCGAAGCGGATTTGCTGCTGCTGGTGGTGGATGGCGACCTACGCGCCGCCGAACAGGAGGTGTTCACCGCCCTGGCGCAGCTGGGTAAGCGATTGCTGCTGGTGCTCAACAAGTGCGACCTACGGGGCAGCGAGGAAGAGCGCCGTCTCTTGGCCCTGCTGCGCCGCCGCTGTCAGGGCCGGATTGAAGCCGACGACGTACTTGCCGCCAGTGCCGCCCCGCAATCGGTGCCGATGCCAGGCGGAAAACCGCTGCAACCAGCACCCGAGCTCGATGCCCTTCTGCGGCGCATCGCCCACGTGCTGCACAGCGATGGCGAGGAGCTCATCGCCGACAACATCCTGATGCAAAGCCGGCGTTTGAGCGCGGCGGGCCGGAGGCTGCTCAACGACCAGCGTCAGCAGGATGCAGAAGCGGTGGTGGATCGCTACAGCTGGATCAGCGCCGGGGTGATCGCTGCCACCCCCTTGCCCGGTGTGGATCTGCTGGGAGCAGCGGCGGTGAATGCCCAGATGGTGATGGAAATCGGGCGCATCCACGGCGTGAGCCTGAGCCGCGCTTCCGCACAGGAACTGGCGGTGTCGGTGGGACGAACCCTGGCCAGCCTCGGCGTGATCAAAGGAGGCATGGGCCTGATCAGTGCAGCCCTGAGCCTGAATGTGCCGGCCCTGCTGCTCAGCCTTGCTGTGCAGGCGGTGGGCGCCGGCTGGCTCACCCGCGTCGCGGGTCGCAGTTTCATCACCTACTTCCAGCAGGACCAGGATTGGGGTGATGGCGGCATGCAGGAGGTGGTGCAGCGGCAATACGACCTCAACAGCCGCGATTCCGCGCTCAAAGCCTTTTTGAGTGCTGCGTTTAATCGAGTGGTGGAGCCGTTGCAGCGTCAGCAGAAGCGGGAACAGCTGCCACCGAGGCCGCAGGAGCGGAGCTAACCGCCAAACCCATGGCTTCAGGAGGAGGCGGCAACAGCGGACCGCGGGAATCCAGCACCGTGATCAGCACCAGATAGGCCGCCGCGATCAGGATCGAAATGGCGCCCGTGATGATGGCCACCCAGCGGCCGCGGGTCTGGGGAGCAGTCATACAGGGCGAATCAGCGAAGGGGCACAGAAGCGTGAACTGAGGCAGCCACCACCTCAGCCACCGCTTCCAGCTGGGCTGCACCGGTGTGGGGATTGCCCAGCACGGCCTTGAGGTGGTGGCGACCTTGATACAGCGGGCGCGACAGCATCAGCTGGCGTTCAAGCAAGTGGTGGCGGGTCTGCAGCGACCACTGCTCTGCCTGCGCGGGAGCGAGGCCTTCGGGGGTAAAGGCCAGGAGATGCAATGGACCGCTGCAGTGCTCCAGCGGTAAGCCGGCCAGCAGCGCTTGTAACTGGGAACGGCGCTGCAGGGCTCCATCGAGGAGCTGGGCAATGCCACTCAGCCCCAGCTGACGCAGGCCAAGCCAGAGCTTGAGCACCTCCGCTGGGCGGGTGCCCTGCAAGCCACATTCACCGCCATGGGCATCGGCCCAACTGGGTTCCATGTAGGGGAGACCGGTGGCAAAGCAGGCCGCCAAAGCATCGGGTTGGCGCAGCAGCAGCAGCGAGGAGGTTTTGGTGATCCCGAGCAACTTCTGCGGATTCACGGTGAGCGAATCGGCGTTGCTGAGGCCATCGATGAGATGAGCGTGAGCAGCACTCAGGCCGAACACAGCACCAATCGCACCATCCACATGCAGCCAGATCTGGCGCTGACGGCAGAGCGCTGCGATGGCGGCCAAGGGATCAATGGCGCCACGCACGGTGGTGCCGGCCGTGGCCACCACGGCCAGCACCGGCACACCAGCGGCGGCAGCACCATCCAGTTGAGCGGCCAGATCATCCACCTGCAAACCACCGTGTCCATCCACCGGCACCGGCCGCAGGGCGGTGGCAGGTAGGCCCATCACCGCCAGGGCCTTCGCGATCGAAACATGGGCATCGGCGCTGCAGAACACCAGCGCTTCCGGCACCCCCACCAGCCCGCGCTGATGGCGCGCCACCACCAGCGCCATGAGATTGCTCAAGCTGCCGCCACTCGCGGCCACGCCGCCGGCCTGATCACCCAGGCCCAACCGCTCCGCCATCCAGGCACACAAGCTGCGTTCCAGGCGCGAGAGGCTGGGGGAGAGCTCCTCAGCCAAGAGGTTGTTGTTGAGGCCTGCGCAGATCAGATCCGCTGCCACCGAAGCGGTGAGCGGCGGTGGATCCAGGTGGGCCATCGATCCCGGGTGCACGGGATTGAAAGCTCCATCCATCACCAGCTGCAGGTCGTCCAGCAGGGCGATGGGATCGAGGCCGGTGGGGCCGGGTGCTGCCTCCGGCAGCACACTCAGCAGGGGAAGCGGCGAACGGGTGCTCGAATCGGCCCACCAGCGGCACAACTGATCACCGGCCTGCTGAAGAAAGGCGCTCAAAGCCGGATCCAGCTGCGCCGGATCGGGGAACAGCGGCAGAGATGCAGGGGCCGCAGGCTCGTGCTGAGGGGCTGGAGCCAAGGCGGCGCCACAGGGTTCTCCCATTCTCCCCAATGGCGGGATGGGATCAGGCGCTGGCATTGTGCTCAAAGCAGAAGCGATGGATCTGGAGCCGGCGGAGCACATCCTCTGGATGCAGCGGCTGCTGCGGCGCGCTGAGGCCGTGGGCTGCGAAGGAGAAATCCCAGTGGCTGCCGTTGTGCTCGATGCCCAAGGCCGAGCCGTTGGCTGGGGAAGCAACCGGCGCGAGCGGGATCAACAGCCATTGGGCCATGCCGAGCTGATGGCGCTGCAGCAAGCTGCGCGCCTGCGGGGCGACTGGCGCTTCAACGACTGCACCCTGTTGGTCACCCTCGAACCCTGCCCGATGTGCGCCGGGGCTCTGGTGCAAGCGCGAGTCGGCCAGGTTGTGTTTGGAGCCCACGACCCCAAGCGCGGCGGTTTGGGAGGTGTGCTCGATCTCAGCACAAGCCCCAGCGCCCACCACTCGATGCTGGTGGTGGGCGGCGTGGAGGCCGAGCGCTGTGCGACTCAGCTGGAACGCTGGTTCAAGCAGCGGCGGCGGCAACAGCGGGAGCAGCGCTCCGGAACGCCGGCAGCTCCTGCTCCAGGAGGTTGAGCAACAGGTCGACGTTTTCCTCGCGGCTGTTGTAGCCCATCAGGCCGATACGCCAGACCTTGCCGGCCAGAGCGCCGAGACCGCCGCCGACTTCAATGCCGTGCTTGTTGAGCAGGTGCAGCGTGAAGGCCTTGCCATCCACACCCTCGGGGATGCGAACGGTGGTGAGGGTGGGCAAGCGCAGCTCGGCCGGAACGTGGCATTGCAGACCAAGCGCTTCAAGACCGGACCACAGACGCTCCGCATTGCGACGGTGGCGCTCCCACACGTTGTCGAGACCCTCCTCGGCGATCAGGCGCAGGGCCTCACGCATGCCGAAGTTCATGTTCACCGGAGCGGTGTGGTGATACACCCGATCACTGCCCCAGTACTGGTTGAGCAGGCTCACATCCAGGTACCAGTTGGGCACCTTGCCGCTGCGGGCCGCCAGCTTTTCTTCGGCGCGGGGTCCCATGGTGAAGGGGCCGAGGCCCGGAGGGCAGCTGAGGCCCTTCTGGCTGCAGCTGTAGGCCAGGTCCACCTTCCAGTCATCCAGGAAGAGCGGCACAGCACCGAGGGAGGTGACGGTGTCGAGCAGCAGCAGGCAGTCGTACTGGCGGCAGAGATCACCAATGCCTTCCATCGGCTGCCGCACACCGGTGGACGTTTCGGCATGCACCATCGCCAGGATCTTGGGGCGGTGCTCCTTCAGACCGGCTTCGATCTCCTCGAGGCTGAAGGCCTCACCCCAGGGCTTCTCGATCGTGCGCACATCGGCGCGGTAACGGCCGGCCATGTCCTGCAGGCGCAAGCCGAAATAGCCCTTAACGGCCACCAGCACGGTGTCGCCGGGCTCCACCATGTTGGCGAGGGTGGCTTCCATCGCCGCCGAACCCGTACCGCTCATCGGCAGGGTGAGGCGGTTATCCGTCTGCCAGACGTAGCGCAACAGCTCCTGCACCTCGCTCATCAACGCCACGTAGAGCGGATCGAGGTGACCGATCGGTGTGCGGCTCAGGGCCTGCAGCACCGTGGGGTGGGCATTGGAGGGGCCAGGACCCAGGAGCAACCGATCCGGTGTGGCGATCGGACCAAGGTTCAGACGATGCCGATCGGACACAGGAGGAGTGGAGGTTGCCAAGGCCGGTTGCTGGTCTGTGGTGGGAGCCTACGCAGTCGCAGAGGCGAGATCAGCGGGCGCGAACGTTGTTATCAGCGAGGCCGCGGCAGAGATGCTCAAACGGTGCCCGCACAACGGCGGAAAGCTGTTCAGCCGTTGCTACGCCGGCATCCAGCAAAAGCTCACACACCACATCTGCCATCAGCGCAATGCTGCGAACCGTGGGACCTGTGGGCACGCCAAGGCTCTTATAGGTGTCATCGAGACCATTCAGCACTCGCTCGTTGAGGATCGTGCTGTCGTCGGCCACGAGGGCGTAGCTGGCGTAGCGCAGGAAGTAATCCATGTCGCGCAGGCAGGCAGCCCAGCGACGGGTGGTGTAGGCGTTGCCGCCAGGCAGCAGCAGTTCCGGATCCGACTGCCACAGGCGCTGGCTGGCCTCACGCACGATTTCAGCGGCTTCGCGATTGATCAACTCAACAGCGGCCAAACGCAGTTGCGCCTGAGAGAAGTAGGTGGCAATGCGATCAACTGCATCGCGATCGAAGTAGCGGCCCAGCTGGTCGTACCGACCGATCAGACCGGTGATGGCATCGCGCATGGCGTGAAGGATCGACGCACCTGAGCCGGAACGTAGCACCTGCAAACCCTCAGATCCCTTGCGATTGCATGGATCTGATCAAGTTGACAGAAACGGTTACGCAAGCGATCCAGTCCGAATCAGTCACGAATTTGGTTACAGGTGATACACAGGCAGGGCAGGGCTGCTCCGTACGGTCCCGCGAGCCCGGTTCCAGGCGGGCTTCCTCTCAGCCTCCAAGCGTTCACGTCATGGCCAAAACCGCCCAGGACGTCCTCCGTCAGATCAAGGACGAGGGCATCGAACTGATCGATCTCAAGTTCGTCGACCTTCACGGCAAGTGGCAGCACCTCACCGTCTGCCAGGACCTGATCGACGAAGCCGCCTTTACCGAGGGTGTGGCCTTCGACGGCTCCTCGATCCGCGGTTGGAAAGCGATCAACGAATCGGATATGGCGATGGTGCCGGATCCGAATACCGCCTGGATTGATCCCTTCTACAGCCACAAAACCCTCAGCCTGATCTGCTCGATTCAGGAGCCCCGCAGCGGTCAGCCCTACGCCCGTTGCCCCCGCGCCCTGGCACAGAAGGCCCTTGATTACCTCGGTTCCACAGGCCTGGCTGACACCGCCTACTTCGGCCCGGAGCCCGAATTCTTCGTTTTTGACGACGTTCGCTACAAGAGCGCCAACGGCTCCAGCTTCTACAGCGTGGATTCGATCGAAGCTCCTTGGAACACCGATCGAGTGGAAGAAGGCGGCAACCTCGCCAACAAGATCCAGCTGAAAGAGGGTTACTTCCCCGTCGCCCCCAACGACACCCTGCAGGACATGCGCAGCGAAATGCTGCTCACCATGGGTTCCCTGGGCGTGCCGATCGAAAAGCAGCACCACGAGGTGGCCACGGCGCAACACGAACTCGGCATGAAGTTCGCCGAGCTGATCAGCGCGGCCGACAACGTGATGATCTACAAGTACGTGGTGCGCAACGTTGCCAAGAAGTACGGCAAGACCGCCACATTCATGCCCAAGCCGATCTTTGCCGACAACGGCAGCGGCATGCACGTGCACCAGAGCCTCTGGAAAGGCGGCCAACCTCTGTTCTGGGGTGAAGGCACCTACGCCAACCTCTCGCAAACCGCCCGTTGGTACATCGGTGGCCTGCTGAAGCACGCCCCCAGCTTCCTGGCCTTCACCAACCCCACCACCAACAGCTACAAGCGACTGGTGCCCGGCTTCGAAGCACCGGTGAACCTGGTGTACTCCCAGGGCAACCGCTCCGCCGCCGTGCGCATCCCCCTCACCGGAACGAACCCGAAGGCCAAGCGCCTCGAGTTCCGCTCCGGCGACGCGCTCTCCAACCCCTATCTGGGTTTCGCGGCCATGCTGATGGCCGGCATCGATGGCATCAAGAACCAGATCGACCCGGGCGACGGCACCGACGTTGACCTGTTCGAGCTCTCGGCCGAAGAGCTGGCCAAGATCTCCACGGTGCCCGCTTCGTTGAACGGTTCTCTGGAAGCCCTCAAGGCCGACCACGAGTATCTGCTCGCCGGTGGCGTCTTCACCGAAGACTTCATCGACAACTGGATCGCTCTGAAATACGAGGAGGTGCAGCAGCTGCGTCAGCGGCCTCACCCCCACGAATTCACCATGTACTACGACGCCTGATCAGCGCCGGATCGTCGCTGCCTGGCAGCCCTATTCAGCCCCGGTTCACCCGGGGCTTTTTTTGTGGGGAGATCAGTCGTGGCGAAGCTGGGCGATGGCGCTGTCGTGGAGACGGCGCTCGTGGGCATGGCGCTCAGCCCAGGCGACCTCCTGGGAATGCACGTTGGAAGCCTCGCTTTGGTCGGCCGTGGCATGGCGCTGGGCCACCACGGGCTGGTGACGCCGTTGCTCCTGCTGGCGGTGCCGCATCCACTCCACAAAGAGAGGCTCGCTCTGGGAGGTGTTGATCGAGGCGCTCATCGCATCCTCCTGGGGATTCGCATGGGCCCATTCTGTAGCGGTTGCTACGGAATATCGGGTTGCTCCATGAAACGTGATCTGCGTTCAGGCCGGCACAGAACAGCGCCTGGCCCCAACCGATCGCGATGCCGCATGGGATCCGTTGGAATGGAAGGCCGCTGCGACCCTGCCCAGCTCCATGGCCGATACCCTCACCAAGCTCGCCTATCAGGCCCTGCAGCAGGGCAAGAGCCTGGTGGGCGTGGCCCACAAGGAAGTGAGCACCAAGCTGATGGAGCTGGTGGCACCCCAGGGTGCTCCGAAAACGCGGCCGATCCCGCCGCAAATGCTGCTGGATCTGCAGGCGGCCAACACAGCCCTGATGGAGGTTGATTGGGAGGAAGCCGAGCAGGGCTTGTATCCCACCAGCCTCTTATTCGATGCGCCCTGGCTGGAATGGGCTGCCCGCTACCCCATGGTGTGGCTCGACATGCCCAGCACCTGGAACCGGCGCAGTGAACGCAATGTCAACGACCTGCCGCGCGATGTGGAGGCCGAGAACTATCCCGATTACTACCTCCAGAACTTCCATCACCAAACGGATGGCTATCTGAGCGACCACTCCGCCTCGCTCTACGACCTGCAAGTGGAAATCCTCTTCAACGGCACCGCCGATCCGATGCGGCGCCGTGTGATCAAACCGCTGGTGCAGGGGCTGCGGGCCTTCAAGGATCGCCCGGCCTCCCAACTGCGGGTGCTGGATGTAGCCACCGGCACCGGTCGCACCCTGCGGCAAGTGCGCGCGGCTCTG includes:
- a CDS encoding nucleoside deaminase, encoding MGSGAGIVLKAEAMDLEPAEHILWMQRLLRRAEAVGCEGEIPVAAVVLDAQGRAVGWGSNRRERDQQPLGHAELMALQQAARLRGDWRFNDCTLLVTLEPCPMCAGALVQARVGQVVFGAHDPKRGGLGGVLDLSTSPSAHHSMLVVGGVEAERCATQLERWFKQRRRQQREQRSGTPAAPAPGG
- a CDS encoding allophycocyanin subunit beta-18, yielding MRDAITGLIGRYDQLGRYFDRDAVDRIATYFSQAQLRLAAVELINREAAEIVREASQRLWQSDPELLLPGGNAYTTRRWAACLRDMDYFLRYASYALVADDSTILNERVLNGLDDTYKSLGVPTGPTVRSIALMADVVCELLLDAGVATAEQLSAVVRAPFEHLCRGLADNNVRAR
- a CDS encoding class I SAM-dependent methyltransferase, translated to MADTLTKLAYQALQQGKSLVGVAHKEVSTKLMELVAPQGAPKTRPIPPQMLLDLQAANTALMEVDWEEAEQGLYPTSLLFDAPWLEWAARYPMVWLDMPSTWNRRSERNVNDLPRDVEAENYPDYYLQNFHHQTDGYLSDHSASLYDLQVEILFNGTADPMRRRVIKPLVQGLRAFKDRPASQLRVLDVATGTGRTLRQVRAALPQAQLVGIDLSASYLRQANRWLSQLPDELPQLVQGNGEAMPFASGSMQGVTCVFLLHELPAEARQNVINDCFRVLEPGGVLVLADSVQLADSPQFETAMDNFRRVFHEPYYRDYIGDDIEARLSSAGFSNIRATSHLMTRVWSATKP
- a CDS encoding YcjF family protein is translated as MKPPARLWLWLGGGLLVLVVITAVLQAINNLVWQLSYLLPAWLVGPFMLLLFGGGALVMARVAWPWLEGWRRNRLGNNRPEGAPPAPPSNRQEAAQQQLQAVDQLLERIRDAVQREALQQERARVAAELERGDLVVVVFGTGSAGKTSLIRALLKDVVGQVGAAMGSTDACVSYRLRLNNLSRGIRLVDTPGILEAGDAGQRREQLARKQAAEADLLLLVVDGDLRAAEQEVFTALAQLGKRLLLVLNKCDLRGSEEERRLLALLRRRCQGRIEADDVLAASAAPQSVPMPGGKPLQPAPELDALLRRIAHVLHSDGEELIADNILMQSRRLSAAGRRLLNDQRQQDAEAVVDRYSWISAGVIAATPLPGVDLLGAAAVNAQMVMEIGRIHGVSLSRASAQELAVSVGRTLASLGVIKGGMGLISAALSLNVPALLLSLAVQAVGAGWLTRVAGRSFITYFQQDQDWGDGGMQEVVQRQYDLNSRDSALKAFLSAAFNRVVEPLQRQQKREQLPPRPQERS
- the glnA gene encoding type I glutamate--ammonia ligase, encoding MAKTAQDVLRQIKDEGIELIDLKFVDLHGKWQHLTVCQDLIDEAAFTEGVAFDGSSIRGWKAINESDMAMVPDPNTAWIDPFYSHKTLSLICSIQEPRSGQPYARCPRALAQKALDYLGSTGLADTAYFGPEPEFFVFDDVRYKSANGSSFYSVDSIEAPWNTDRVEEGGNLANKIQLKEGYFPVAPNDTLQDMRSEMLLTMGSLGVPIEKQHHEVATAQHELGMKFAELISAADNVMIYKYVVRNVAKKYGKTATFMPKPIFADNGSGMHVHQSLWKGGQPLFWGEGTYANLSQTARWYIGGLLKHAPSFLAFTNPTTNSYKRLVPGFEAPVNLVYSQGNRSAAVRIPLTGTNPKAKRLEFRSGDALSNPYLGFAAMLMAGIDGIKNQIDPGDGTDVDLFELSAEELAKISTVPASLNGSLEALKADHEYLLAGGVFTEDFIDNWIALKYEEVQQLRQRPHPHEFTMYYDA
- a CDS encoding aminotransferase class V-fold PLP-dependent enzyme, whose protein sequence is MGEPCGAALAPAPQHEPAAPASLPLFPDPAQLDPALSAFLQQAGDQLCRWWADSSTRSPLPLLSVLPEAAPGPTGLDPIALLDDLQLVMDGAFNPVHPGSMAHLDPPPLTASVAADLICAGLNNNLLAEELSPSLSRLERSLCAWMAERLGLGDQAGGVAASGGSLSNLMALVVARHQRGLVGVPEALVFCSADAHVSIAKALAVMGLPATALRPVPVDGHGGLQVDDLAAQLDGAAAAGVPVLAVVATAGTTVRGAIDPLAAIAALCRQRQIWLHVDGAIGAVFGLSAAHAHLIDGLSNADSLTVNPQKLLGITKTSSLLLLRQPDALAACFATGLPYMEPSWADAHGGECGLQGTRPAEVLKLWLGLRQLGLSGIAQLLDGALQRRSQLQALLAGLPLEHCSGPLHLLAFTPEGLAPAQAEQWSLQTRHHLLERQLMLSRPLYQGRHHLKAVLGNPHTGAAQLEAVAEVVAASVHASVPLR
- a CDS encoding alanine--glyoxylate aminotransferase family protein, with the protein product MATSTPPVSDRHRLNLGPIATPDRLLLGPGPSNAHPTVLQALSRTPIGHLDPLYVALMSEVQELLRYVWQTDNRLTLPMSGTGSAAMEATLANMVEPGDTVLVAVKGYFGLRLQDMAGRYRADVRTIEKPWGEAFSLEEIEAGLKEHRPKILAMVHAETSTGVRQPMEGIGDLCRQYDCLLLLDTVTSLGAVPLFLDDWKVDLAYSCSQKGLSCPPGLGPFTMGPRAEEKLAARSGKVPNWYLDVSLLNQYWGSDRVYHHTAPVNMNFGMREALRLIAEEGLDNVWERHRRNAERLWSGLEALGLQCHVPAELRLPTLTTVRIPEGVDGKAFTLHLLNKHGIEVGGGLGALAGKVWRIGLMGYNSREENVDLLLNLLEQELPAFRSAAPAVAAAAA